One stretch of Arachis hypogaea cultivar Tifrunner chromosome 20, arahy.Tifrunner.gnm2.J5K5, whole genome shotgun sequence DNA includes these proteins:
- the LOC112786117 gene encoding uncharacterized protein yields MVTIGAALVEIGYEIQVFSLKDGPARFAWINLRVPVTVIQKCDKSYNAMDWLNFNGIIVSSLEAKHAFSCFLQEPFKSLPLLWVVHENALAYRSRQYVANGQTELLNDWSRVFNRSTVVVFPNYVLPVICMRLVIFVFIIENS; encoded by the exons ATGGTAACAATTGGAGCTGCTTTGGTGGAGATTGGTTATGAAATTCAG GTATTTTCACTTAAAGATGGGCCAGCACGCTTTGCATGGATAAATTTAAGAGTTCCAGTTACTGTCATTCAAAAATGTGACAAGTCATATAATGCTATGGACTGGCTAAA CTTTAATGGCATAATTGTGAGCTCTCTTGAAGCCAAGCATGCCTTTTCTTG TTTTTTGCAGGAGCCTTTCAAGTCGTTGCCTCTTTTATGGGTCGTTCATGAAAATGCACTTGCTTATCGGTCAAGGCAATATGTTGCTAATGGGCAAACTGAACTATTGAATGATTGGAGCAGAGTTTTCAACCGGTCAACAGTTGTTGTCTTCCCAAACTATGTCTTGCCGGTAATATGTATGCGACTAGTTATATTTGTATTTATCATTGAAAATTCATAG
- the LOC140182796 gene encoding phosphomevalonate kinase, peroxisomal-like, which yields MLGIRYHMRLMGEAAGVPIEPESQTKFLDATPNLEGVLLAGVPGAGGFDAVFAVTLGDSSSNVTKTWSSLNVLALLVKEDPCGVSLESADPRTNEITLAVS from the exons ATGCTTGGGATTAGATATCATATGCGCCTAATGGGTGAGGCTGCAGGTGTTCCT ATTGAACCAGAATCACAAACAAAATTTTTAGATGCTACACCGAACTTGGAAGGAGTGTTGTTGGCTGGAGTTCCAGGAGCAGGAGGATTTGATGCTGTCTTTGCTGTTACTTTGGGAGATTCAAGCAGCAATGTGACAAAAACATGGAGCTCACTCAATGTTCTTGCCCTTCTGGTTAAAGAAGATCCTTGTGGCGTTTCTTTAGAAAGTGCTGACCCTAGAACAAATGAAATCACTTTAGCTGTATCTTAA
- the LOC112784999 gene encoding phosphomevalonate kinase, peroxisomal-like isoform X3: MYLMVGWWINHWRRGKKMECRVAAQALPAPEVISDILNGNWDHERTEFSLPPLMTLLLGEPGTGGSSTPSMVGAVKKWQKSDPHKSLDTWRRLSEANSQLEIQLNFLSKLAKEQWDAYKSVIDSCSKLRSEKVFLSNHLWLFN, encoded by the exons ATGTATTTGATGGTAGGTTGGTGGATTAACCACTGGAGAAGGGGAAAAAAGATGGAGTGTAGG GTTGCAGCACAAGCATTGCCTGCACCAGAAGTTATCAGTGACATTCTGAATGGAAACTGGGACCATGAGAGGACTGAGTTCTCTTTACCACCTTTGATGACTCTG ttaCTAGGAGAACCAGGAACTGGTGGTTCATCTACGCCATCAATGGTTGGTGCTGTAAAAAAATGGCAAAAGTCTGACCCTCATAAATCCTTGGACACATGGAGAAGATTGTCAGAGGCGAATTCGCAGTTAGAAATTCAACTGAACTTTTTGAGTAAATTAGCAAAGGAACAATGGGATGCATATAAATCTGTGATTGATAGCTGCAGCAAGCTCAGATCAGAAAAGGTATTTCTTTCAAATCATTTGTGGTTGTTTAATTAA
- the LOC112784999 gene encoding phosphomevalonate kinase, peroxisomal-like isoform X1 codes for MGMNGSSCWHKYRQTTFINIFILFAASSTSLFMAQGRAMSNVIEVSQVAAQALPAPEVISDILNGNWDHERTEFSLPPLMTLLLGEPGTGGSSTPSMVGAVKKWQKSDPHKSLDTWRRLSEANSQLEIQLNFLSKLAKEQWDAYKSVIDSCSKLRSEKVFLSNHLWLFN; via the exons ATGGGAATGAATGGATCCTCATGTTGGCACAAATATAGACAAACCACCTTCatcaacatcttcattctctttgcAGCTTCTTCTACTTCCTTATTCATGGCTCAAG GAAGAGCAATGTCCAATGTAATTGAAGTTTCCCAG GTTGCAGCACAAGCATTGCCTGCACCAGAAGTTATCAGTGACATTCTGAATGGAAACTGGGACCATGAGAGGACTGAGTTCTCTTTACCACCTTTGATGACTCTG ttaCTAGGAGAACCAGGAACTGGTGGTTCATCTACGCCATCAATGGTTGGTGCTGTAAAAAAATGGCAAAAGTCTGACCCTCATAAATCCTTGGACACATGGAGAAGATTGTCAGAGGCGAATTCGCAGTTAGAAATTCAACTGAACTTTTTGAGTAAATTAGCAAAGGAACAATGGGATGCATATAAATCTGTGATTGATAGCTGCAGCAAGCTCAGATCAGAAAAGGTATTTCTTTCAAATCATTTGTGGTTGTTTAATTAA
- the LOC112784999 gene encoding phosphomevalonate kinase, peroxisomal-like isoform X2, protein MDPHVGTNIDKPPSSTSSFSLQLLLLPYSWLKVAAQALPAPEVISDILNGNWDHERTEFSLPPLMTLLLGEPGTGGSSTPSMVGAVKKWQKSDPHKSLDTWRRLSEANSQLEIQLNFLSKLAKEQWDAYKSVIDSCSKLRSEKVFLSNHLWLFN, encoded by the exons ATGGATCCTCATGTTGGCACAAATATAGACAAACCACCTTCatcaacatcttcattctctttgcAGCTTCTTCTACTTCCTTATTCATGGCTCAAG GTTGCAGCACAAGCATTGCCTGCACCAGAAGTTATCAGTGACATTCTGAATGGAAACTGGGACCATGAGAGGACTGAGTTCTCTTTACCACCTTTGATGACTCTG ttaCTAGGAGAACCAGGAACTGGTGGTTCATCTACGCCATCAATGGTTGGTGCTGTAAAAAAATGGCAAAAGTCTGACCCTCATAAATCCTTGGACACATGGAGAAGATTGTCAGAGGCGAATTCGCAGTTAGAAATTCAACTGAACTTTTTGAGTAAATTAGCAAAGGAACAATGGGATGCATATAAATCTGTGATTGATAGCTGCAGCAAGCTCAGATCAGAAAAGGTATTTCTTTCAAATCATTTGTGGTTGTTTAATTAA